TCCCCGTGATCGCCACGCGTGACATCGGCGAAATCGCCGCCGACATCCTGGGCAACCTCGACTGGTCGGGTCGCAACGTCCGCGAACTGCACGGCCCGCGTCATCTGAGCTGGGGCGAGATCGCGGGTACGCTCGGAATCACGCTCGGCCGCGAGGTGAAATTCGTCCCCGTCACCGCCGAGCAGGCGATCGAGTCCATGAAGGGCATGGGACTGCCGGAGGACATTTCGAATCTGTACGTCGAGCTGTATCGGGGCATCGACTCGGGCGTGCTGAGCTGTGAGCAGCCGCTGGGGCCGCAGACCGCCACCGCGACGACGCTCGAGCAGTTCGCGTCCGACATCCTCAAGCCTGCGATCGACAACATGGGCTGAGTCCGCCCAAGCGCCCGAGCGAATTTCCGGGTTCGGGGCATCGGCGCGATGCGGTCGCCGATGTCCCCGAATTTACGTCATCCGTACCGCACCGAGACCAAGCCGGCCGTCGAGCACCACGTCCAGCGGCCGCGCGAAACGCACGTGACGCAGGTGCGCGGTGCGGGTGACTTCCGGCGCGGCGGCGAGCAGGTCCCAATCGAGGAACTGTCCTTCACGCGCATGAGCGCGATCGGCGCCGGGCGGGATCGTCAGATAGCCGATCCGCAACGCCGTGATGTTCTGAAAGAAGTGCGTGCCCTGCGACGGATCGACATCGTAGCCCGCGGGCGACGCCTCGATCATCACGCGCACCCCCGCGATCTGCGCCCACTGCACGGGAATGCCTAGCCACTCGTCGGCGCTGCCCCACCGCCCCGGCCCGATGAGGATATATGGGCGCTTCTCGCGCGCGAGCGCCGCGTTGATCTCGCCCACCTCGGCGGCGATGGCGCGGTTGCGCGCCGCGTCCCACGTCGCGGGATCGACGTACACCACGTCGCGGAGGCCGTCATGCCCCCCATCGCCGAGCGCGCGGTTCGACCGGGCGAGGCACGATGCCGGCGGGATCGAATTCACGTCCACCGTCGAAATCGTCTTTCGCCGCGCGGTCAGCGGGCGCACCTGAAGCACGTAGAGCGTCGGCGCTTCGCGCGCTTGCCCGCGCGACGGGTCGCTCCCCCAGTCCCCCATTTCGCACGCGAACTCCATTTCGACCGGACCGCCGAAACCGGCCTGGGCCATGCGCAGCAGATCGCGCACCGTCTCGGCAAGGGGAATCGCGCCGTGTTGGAGGATGTTGTTGAAGGTCACCACGCGCGGACCGGGCAGCGACAGGTCGTCGCGGATACGCCGGTCGTCGCGTGAAAAAACACTGCCCGACGCGTCGAGCGCGCCATCGGCTTCGGCCGTCGCGAGATCGAAGTGCGTGACGCAAGCGTCGGCCTCGTCGCCCGTGCCCTCCCACCGGCGAGTCAGGTCGATCGCGAAAAACCCGCGCTGCGTGTTCGCCAGTACAGATTCCGGCGTCGAAAACTGCGGCAGCACACGCGGATGCACGGGCGAGAAACGCAGCGCGAGGCCGCCGTCCACGATCAGCCGCCCAAGCCCGAGCGCGACATGCACGATGCCGTCCTCGGGCTGTTGCGGACCGACGGGATAGAAGTTGTACGACTGCGCGACTCCCGAAAACGACGGGTAGAACCGCGTGCCGCGCCGCCGCCCCACGACGCGCTCGATGATGACCGCCATCTTCTCCTCCTCGACGCGGTAACCCGTGTTGTCGAGGTAAGAGCGCGCGTTGCGAAAGAACGTGGACGCGTACACCAGCTTCACCGCCGCGCACAGTTGCCGGTGGCGCTCGTCGGGCGACGGGTCGTTGTTCGGAATCATGTGCGTGCGATAGATGCCCGCGAAAGGCTGCTGGATCGAATCCTCCATCAGGCTCGACGAACGCACCGCCAGCGGCGCGTCGACGCGCGCGGCGACGTGCATGAGCTTGCGGCGCAGTTCGTCGGGCAGCCATGCGTGGACGAACCGCAGGGCGATCTCACGGTCGTCGGTCGCGTCGTAAACGAAATCGCGCAGGTTGTTCGCGTCCATGAACGCGTCGAAGTCCTCGGTGGCGATAACGAGCGAGGGCGGCACGCGCACGGGCATGGGCAGCGGCGGGCGGCTCTCGCCCTGCGCGAGCAGCATGTTGAGAAAGGCGATGCCGCGCGCCTTGCCGCCGAGGCCGCCGTCGCATAGCCGCGCGAACGACGCGCCATCCGGATGCGCGGGGTCGAAGTCGGCGACCATCCCGCGTTGCAGCCGCTCCTGTTCGTCGCGCAGCACGTCGATGAGAAACCGGCGCACGTCGTCCACGGTGGGGTAGTCGCTCACGCGGCGCGGGCGTATGCGTTCGGCACGCTCGAATTCGCCGCGCGCCATGAGCCAGACGGAAAAGTGGTTGCGCGTGGCGTGGTAGAAGAGCGATTCCGACGGTACGGTGTGGAGCTTCTCCTCCAACTCGCGAAGATCGCGTGCGCGATCGACCTCACCGCCGTCGGGCATGCGAAAGACGAAGTCGCCGAAACCCAGGTGCTCGGCGAGAAAACGCCGGATGCCCGCGAGCAGGTTGGGCGTGGACTTGTCGAGAAAGAGCGCGCCCAGTTGGGCCGCGCGCGCGGCGTTCTCGTGCTGCGCCGACTGGATCAGGATCGGCAGCTCCGCGTCGTGCGCGCGCACGAGTCGCGCGAAGTCGATCCCCGCGTCGTTGTCGTCCGCGCCCGCGCGGGGCAGCCGCGCGTCGGTGATGACGGCGAGCATGTGGCGCTCGTAGCGGCGCAGGAGCGCGACGCCCTTTTCGTAGGTGTCGGCGTGCAGGATCTTCGGCCGCGCCTTCATGCACATCAGCCGGTGATGCTGGTTCACGCCCTCGGCCCAGAGCGAGCGCGACTGCGCCATCAGCTCGGTGTAGAGCATCGCGAGGTACGAAGAATAGAAGCGCGGCGAATCCTCGAGCAGCAGGATCACGCGCACGCCGCCGTGGGCGATGTCGAAATCGACATTCTGTCGGTCCTCGATGTCCTTGATGATCGCGAGCAGGATCTTCGCGTCACCGTTCCAGAAGAAGACGCCGTCAATGGCGTCCTCGTCGATCGTCGCGCGCAGATTCTCCAAATCCGCGGAGTCGATGACGAGCAGGGCGACGGGGCGCCCCGGGCGCAGGTCCTTCACGCGCCGCCCGAAGGCGTTGAAGTCCATGTCGCGCACGCTGGTCATCGTGAGGATCAGGTCGAAGCGCCGGTCCTCCATCAGCCGGATCGCCTCTTCACCCGTGGGCGCGTAGGTGAAGCGCGGCGACGCGGTTAGCGACAGGGCCTTGTACTCCGTGAAGATCTGCTCGGTCAGGTGGCCGTCTTCTTCGAGGATGAAGGCGTCGTAAGGCGATGAGACGAGCAGGATCTCGCGCACCCGGTAGGGCATGAGATCATGGAATCGGCGGGCCTTGAGGACGTGGGACTCGATGGCGCGAACCTCCCCAACGGCCGTGTTGTGTCACGACCGCCGCGCGCGGGCAAGGGAAATCGAGCAGGCCATGCGCGGTCTGCGATGACGGAGCGCGGCCTGCGATGACAGAGCCGCCACCGTAAGGGAGCGGGTTGGTATCGTATCCGCGAGCATCACCTGCCCCAACGCAACCGGCTCCAACCTGTTTCGTTGAGCTGCCGATCGTTTGCGGCGAGTGAATCAGCCCGCTCCCTGACGGTCGCGGCTCTGACGGACCATCGGCCATCGCCGTGACAACGCGCTTCGATCGTGATACGTACGTATAAGACGTACGTATCCTAGGAGGACGCCATGCCCATCACCGCCACGCAGCTTCGAGCTGATCTTTACCGCATCCTCGATCGGGTCGCGAAAAACGGCGAGACGGTCGAAATCGCCCGCAACGGGACGATCGTGAAAATCGTTCCGGCATCGACGCCGGGGAAGATGGATCGGCTCGTCTCCCGGCCCGACTACATCGTCGGCAACCCGGACGAACTGATCCACATGGACTGGTCGAGCGAATGGAAGCCGTAGTCCACCTCGACACGCACGTCGCGATGTGGCTGTTTGCAGGCGACCGGCGGCGCCTGAAACCGGTGTGGAAAACGCTCGACCGTTCGGACCTCGTGCTCTCGCCGATGGCGGTCGTGGAACTGCAATTCCTCTACGAGATCGGTCGCGCTAAAGCTCCGGTCCAAGAGGTCTTGGCCGAACTGGTCGAACGCGTGGGGCTTCGCGTTTCCGACGCGCCGTTCGCGCAGGTCGCGCTCGCGGCGGTCGATCAGTCGTGGACGCGAGATCCGTTCGATCGGCTCATTGTCGCGAACGCCGCCGTCGAACGGAAACGACTCGTCACGAGTGACGAGACGATTCTCGCGCATTATCCCCGCGCGATCTGGCGTTAGGCGTTTCCGCGAGACCCCTCACCCCTTACGCCTGGTTGAATCTTGGCCACGTACTATCCGACATCACGATCGAGCAACTTGACATCGATGGGGTAGAGATATATTCTAAATTGTTCATTCTGATATCGTCTCAAGATGAAGGGAGGGCGAAATGGCGGGTTTCGGAGACTGGAAAGTTAAAAACGCAATAGGCGAGGGTGGCCAAGGCCAAATTTTTCTCGTGACCAAAAACGATGACGAAAAACTCTTTGTATTAAAGAAACTCCGAAATAAGAGTAGAATCGGCCGATTCGAAGATGAAGTCGAAGCTGCGCGTGCGTTGAACCATCCGAACATTGTCAAGTT
The Deltaproteobacteria bacterium DNA segment above includes these coding regions:
- a CDS encoding PIN domain-containing protein, producing the protein MEAVVHLDTHVAMWLFAGDRRRLKPVWKTLDRSDLVLSPMAVVELQFLYEIGRAKAPVQEVLAELVERVGLRVSDAPFAQVALAAVDQSWTRDPFDRLIVANAAVERKRLVTSDETILAHYPRAIWR
- a CDS encoding type II toxin-antitoxin system Phd/YefM family antitoxin, with protein sequence MPITATQLRADLYRILDRVAKNGETVEIARNGTIVKIVPASTPGKMDRLVSRPDYIVGNPDELIHMDWSSEWKP